The following coding sequences lie in one Microcoleus sp. FACHB-831 genomic window:
- a CDS encoding Uma2 family endonuclease, with protein MTSVQSPSTLSLADFLKLPETKPAREYIDGQIYHKPMPKGKHSRLQARLTAGINQVGEPQKIACAFPELRCTFEGRSIVPDIAVFQWERIPLNADGEIKNNFEIAPDWTIEIFSPEQSPTRVIENIIFCLNHGTNLGWLIDPEEKLVFVFKPSQQPESKQGQDILQATGLLDNWQVSADELFSWLRLK; from the coding sequence ATGACATCGGTTCAGTCGCCATCAACTCTATCTCTGGCGGATTTTCTTAAGCTGCCAGAAACTAAGCCTGCAAGGGAGTATATTGACGGTCAAATCTACCATAAACCGATGCCAAAAGGAAAACACAGCAGACTGCAAGCCAGATTAACGGCTGGTATTAATCAGGTTGGTGAACCTCAAAAAATAGCTTGTGCGTTTCCGGAATTACGGTGTACTTTCGAGGGGCGCTCAATAGTACCAGATATAGCTGTGTTTCAGTGGGAACGCATTCCTTTGAATGCTGATGGAGAAATTAAAAATAATTTTGAAATTGCACCCGATTGGACGATAGAAATTTTTTCACCCGAACAAAGTCCAACTAGGGTGATAGAAAATATCATTTTTTGTCTAAATCATGGTACTAATCTTGGTTGGCTTATTGACCCCGAGGAAAAATTAGTGTTTGTGTTTAAGCCTTCGCAGCAACCAGAAAGTAAGCAGGGTCAGGATATTTTGCAAGCTACGGGATTGCTTGACAATTGGCAGGTTTCGGCAGATGAGTTGTTTAGTTGGTTGAGGTTAAAATAG
- the smc gene encoding chromosome segregation protein SMC has translation MVHIKRVELTNFKSFGGTTAIPLLPGFTVVSGPNGSGKSNILDALLFCLGLASSKGMRAERLPDLVNHNQPHRGTVEASATVTFDLGDQEAPQNAEDPPQEAEENEQQENVKSKIQNPKSAEWSVTRRLRVTQQGTYTSNYYINGSPCTVTELHEQLNELRIYPEGYNVVLQGDVTSIISMNPRERREIIDELAGVATFDRKIVQAKATLDEVKEREDSCRIVENELVSQRDRLSQDRIKAEKYQKLRAELQQKEQWEAVLKWRSLLQQQQDLTGQIEAGDRQHADLTTQLSAIAAEIQQATAELDKLNARVKALGEEELLALQSTLATQEAERRTLQRQQRELETTSQNTATTIKQEQNSIEQHQQNLEQRFVETQAIASQIESYRQQRDEAQHALDAHREQATAIAAASSAWVQQQTALTHQIETLLQTLDPQRTEQAQLRERYTQLQRQIEEQNQQLQVLEREIAEKSHNIADVETQFNASSQPIESLAQSLAATEQELQIQQETQKRLLQEQREKQRQLDKLEAQAQVQQEAQGTYATKVIQQSGLSGICGLVAQLGRVEPRFQLALETSAGARLGNLVVEDDGVAAAAIELLKQKRAGRLTFLPLNKIQPPRFSPVAALRYANGFVDYAINLIDCDSRYRDIFAYVFGSTVVFETLNDARRYIGQYRIVTLEGEILESSGAMTGGSTSQRSELHFGTSDAGESAEVTALRNRLEEIERILDRCGELISSLVAKTKRQSQELTEQKQQRRETQLKFEQLQKEIKSLKAQQEQQRSLHTKNTQELNAAQSRLQVLDAELPAQESQLQELRQILAELEQSSATSEWQQIQATIKSAEQQLRDREQTLRSAEQRLKDLENQQQRLQEKIQESQQRLEECYTQQTSCTDAIHRISTQLSAIIEQIAQTQAALTQVEERLGEEKQQRDRSEQQLRSRHLTQQQLEWQLQKLQETQTSRREQLATLLPQLEAQEAELPDPLPEVPMLVQTPSSESEGVTGAIAFESYTAQLEQLQKEMRSLQKRLQAMEPVNMLALEEYERTTTRLEELTQKLTTLEAERTELLLRIENFTTLRLRAFREAFDAVNENFQTIFAELSDGDGYLQLDDPEDPFNGGLNLVAHPKGKPVQRLASMSGGEKSLTALSFIFALQRYRPSPFYAFDEVDMFLDGANVERLARMIKQQAQQAQFIVVSLRRPMIESSERTIGVTQARGAYTQVLGIQIQPRRPSL, from the coding sequence ATGGTACACATCAAGCGCGTGGAACTAACTAACTTCAAATCTTTCGGCGGCACGACGGCAATACCGTTGCTGCCGGGGTTTACTGTGGTTTCTGGGCCAAATGGATCGGGAAAGTCGAATATTCTGGATGCTTTGCTATTTTGTCTCGGTCTTGCTAGCTCTAAAGGGATGAGAGCCGAGCGTTTGCCCGATTTGGTCAACCACAACCAACCCCATCGCGGTACAGTCGAAGCTAGCGCTACCGTTACTTTTGATCTGGGGGATCAAGAGGCTCCCCAGAATGCGGAAGATCCCCCCCAAGAAGCTGAAGAGAACGAACAACAGGAAAATGTAAAATCTAAAATCCAAAATCCAAAATCGGCAGAGTGGAGTGTCACGCGGCGGCTGCGAGTTACCCAGCAAGGCACTTACACCTCGAATTATTACATCAACGGCTCACCCTGCACTGTAACTGAACTCCACGAACAACTTAACGAACTGCGGATATATCCAGAAGGCTATAACGTAGTGCTGCAAGGGGATGTCACCAGCATTATTTCGATGAATCCCCGCGAACGCCGCGAAATTATTGATGAATTGGCTGGTGTGGCGACGTTCGATCGCAAAATTGTTCAGGCTAAAGCTACTTTAGATGAAGTTAAGGAACGCGAAGATAGCTGTCGCATTGTCGAGAACGAGTTAGTTTCACAACGCGATCGCCTTTCCCAAGATCGCATCAAAGCTGAGAAATACCAAAAGCTTCGCGCCGAACTCCAACAAAAAGAACAGTGGGAAGCTGTCCTAAAATGGCGATCGCTCCTGCAACAACAACAAGATCTAACTGGGCAAATCGAAGCGGGCGATCGCCAGCACGCCGATCTCACAACCCAACTTAGTGCGATCGCTGCTGAAATCCAACAAGCTACCGCTGAACTCGATAAGCTTAACGCCCGCGTTAAAGCGCTTGGAGAAGAAGAACTTCTCGCGCTGCAATCTACTCTCGCCACCCAAGAAGCGGAACGGCGTACTCTACAACGCCAGCAACGCGAGTTAGAAACAACCTCTCAAAATACCGCCACAACTATAAAACAAGAACAAAATTCAATTGAACAACACCAGCAAAATCTCGAACAGCGTTTTGTAGAGACGCAAGCGATCGCATCTCAAATTGAGTCTTATCGCCAACAAAGGGATGAAGCCCAACACGCTTTAGACGCGCATCGAGAACAAGCCACCGCGATCGCCGCCGCTTCTAGCGCGTGGGTGCAGCAACAAACCGCCCTCACCCACCAAATCGAAACACTGCTGCAAACTCTCGACCCCCAACGCACCGAGCAAGCACAGCTCAGAGAGCGTTATACCCAGTTGCAGCGACAGATTGAAGAGCAAAATCAGCAATTGCAAGTTTTAGAGCGGGAAATTGCTGAAAAAAGCCACAATATTGCTGATGTAGAAACCCAATTCAACGCATCTTCCCAACCAATCGAATCTTTAGCGCAATCTCTAGCAGCGACAGAACAAGAACTGCAAATCCAACAAGAAACCCAAAAGCGCCTGCTGCAAGAACAACGAGAGAAACAACGCCAACTCGATAAATTAGAAGCCCAAGCCCAAGTACAGCAAGAAGCACAAGGTACTTACGCCACTAAAGTAATTCAGCAATCTGGACTTAGCGGCATTTGCGGCTTAGTTGCCCAACTTGGTAGAGTCGAACCTAGATTCCAACTCGCTCTAGAAACCTCAGCAGGCGCACGTTTGGGCAATCTGGTAGTTGAAGATGACGGCGTGGCGGCGGCGGCGATTGAACTGCTGAAACAAAAACGCGCAGGACGATTGACTTTCTTGCCCTTAAATAAAATTCAGCCGCCGCGATTCTCCCCAGTAGCGGCGCTGCGCTATGCTAACGGTTTTGTTGACTATGCGATTAACCTGATTGACTGCGACTCGCGCTATCGGGATATTTTCGCTTATGTTTTTGGCAGCACTGTTGTATTTGAAACGCTGAATGATGCTCGTCGCTACATAGGGCAATATCGGATTGTCACCTTAGAAGGTGAAATTCTAGAAAGCAGCGGTGCTATGACTGGCGGGAGTACCAGCCAGCGTTCGGAATTGCACTTTGGTACAAGCGACGCGGGGGAATCGGCGGAGGTAACGGCGTTAAGAAATAGGCTAGAGGAAATTGAGCGGATTTTAGATCGCTGTGGCGAGTTGATTAGTTCGCTGGTTGCAAAGACAAAACGGCAGAGTCAAGAATTGACGGAGCAAAAACAACAGCGCCGGGAAACTCAGCTGAAATTTGAACAGTTGCAAAAGGAGATTAAGAGTTTAAAAGCGCAACAAGAACAACAGCGATCGCTCCATACTAAAAATACTCAAGAACTTAATGCGGCTCAGTCTCGCTTGCAAGTTCTAGACGCAGAGTTACCAGCGCAAGAAAGCCAACTGCAAGAGTTGCGGCAAATTTTAGCAGAACTAGAGCAATCTTCGGCTACTAGCGAGTGGCAGCAAATCCAGGCGACAATTAAATCAGCAGAGCAACAACTGCGCGATCGCGAACAAACTCTCCGCAGCGCCGAGCAACGATTAAAAGATTTAGAAAATCAGCAGCAACGCTTGCAAGAGAAAATCCAAGAATCCCAGCAGCGTTTGGAAGAATGCTACACCCAGCAAACCTCTTGTACAGATGCGATTCATCGCATTTCCACTCAGTTGTCAGCCATCATCGAACAAATCGCACAAACGCAGGCGGCGCTGACGCAAGTGGAAGAGAGATTAGGTGAAGAGAAACAACAGCGCGATCGCTCGGAACAACAACTGCGATCGCGTCATCTAACTCAACAACAGCTCGAATGGCAGCTGCAAAAACTCCAAGAAACCCAAACTTCTCGTAGAGAGCAACTTGCAACATTGCTACCCCAACTAGAAGCACAAGAAGCTGAATTACCAGATCCCCTACCAGAAGTGCCAATGTTGGTACAAACTCCTTCTTCGGAATCGGAGGGAGTAACAGGCGCGATCGCTTTTGAATCCTACACCGCGCAACTAGAACAGTTGCAAAAAGAAATGCGTAGCCTCCAAAAACGCCTGCAAGCAATGGAACCTGTCAACATGCTGGCGTTAGAAGAATACGAACGCACAACTACACGACTTGAAGAATTAACCCAGAAATTGACAACATTAGAAGCCGAACGTACAGAATTACTATTGCGGATAGAAAACTTCACAACCCTGCGGCTGCGAGCCTTCCGGGAAGCCTTCGATGCAGTAAACGAAAACTTTCAGACAATATTTGCCGAACTCTCAGACGGCGACGGTTACTTACAACTCGACGATCCTGAAGATCCCTTCAACGGCGGACTTAACTTAGTGGCTCACCCCAAAGGCAAACCAGTGCAGCGTTTAGCGTCAATGTCCGGTGGCGAAAAATCCTTGACAGCTCTAAGCTTTATCTTTGCCCTGCAACGGTATCGGCCATCGCCATTTTATGCTTTTGATGAGGTAGATATGTTTTTAGATGGGGCAAATGTCGAGCGATTAGCTAGAATGATCAAACAACAGGCACAACAAGCCCAGTTTATTGTAGTGAGTCTGCGAAGGCCGATGATTGAGTCCTCCGAACGCACCATAGGCGTTACTCAAGCGAGAGGAGCCTATACACAAGTGTTAGGAATTCAAATACAGCCGCGCCGCCCCTCTCTATAA
- a CDS encoding PRC-barrel domain-containing protein codes for MTTDQLRQRSDILNTHVITRDNGKRLGIVKELLVDIDRREVVALGLRDNILAIAGMPRYMLLTSIRQMGDVILVEDDDVLEDIDVDAYSTLINSEVITETGEPLGRVRGFKFDPDDGKVYSLIIASIGLPQIPEQVLSTYELPIEEIVSSGPNRLIVYEGAEEKLVQLSVGVLERLGLGKAPWEREEEESGYYVQPTAKPENQLGTGLPTPTRTAPPIRTSTPVAENRWDEDDWEEPEPEPIPLRRREESIMYEEAEEEDNWSETSRETSRRPQYAKQAYPEPASYDKYDDDEYEEEDAWADAEAPEPYKAPRVNIPEKTKAPEYEEEERY; via the coding sequence ATGACAACTGACCAACTACGTCAACGCTCCGACATCTTAAATACCCACGTGATCACCCGCGACAATGGTAAGCGCTTGGGAATTGTTAAGGAGTTATTGGTAGATATAGATCGGCGAGAAGTTGTAGCGCTGGGTTTGCGAGACAACATACTAGCGATCGCCGGAATGCCACGCTATATGCTCCTCACCAGCATCCGTCAGATGGGCGATGTGATACTGGTTGAAGATGACGACGTTCTTGAAGATATCGACGTTGACGCCTACAGCACCCTAATAAACAGCGAAGTAATCACCGAAACAGGCGAACCTTTAGGACGGGTACGGGGCTTCAAGTTCGACCCGGATGATGGTAAAGTCTACTCGCTGATTATTGCTTCTATCGGACTACCGCAAATTCCAGAGCAAGTTTTAAGTACCTACGAGCTACCGATTGAGGAAATCGTCAGCAGCGGGCCAAATCGCCTGATCGTATATGAAGGAGCGGAAGAGAAGCTAGTTCAGCTTAGTGTAGGCGTTTTAGAGCGCCTTGGGCTGGGCAAAGCACCTTGGGAACGAGAAGAAGAGGAAAGCGGCTACTACGTCCAACCAACGGCTAAACCTGAGAACCAGCTAGGAACTGGGCTTCCTACTCCCACAAGAACAGCACCTCCTATAAGAACTTCTACCCCTGTAGCGGAAAATCGCTGGGATGAGGATGATTGGGAAGAACCGGAACCAGAGCCAATTCCTCTGCGGCGGCGGGAAGAATCGATAATGTACGAAGAGGCGGAGGAAGAGGATAACTGGAGCGAGACCTCAAGAGAGACTTCTAGACGGCCTCAGTACGCTAAACAAGCTTATCCCGAACCAGCGTCTTACGATAAGTATGACGACGACGAATACGAAGAGGAAGACGCCTGGGCAGATGCGGAGGCGCCCGAACCTTACAAAGCGCCCCGTGTTAATATCCCGGAAAAAACCAAAGCGCCTGAGTACGAAGAGGAAGAGCGTTACTAA
- a CDS encoding two-component system response regulator, whose product MQNAEKVNILIVDDNVKNLLSMDAVLRPIGENVVKAASGEQALKCLLQQDFALIILDVHMSGMDGFETAKLIRERGKTRHIPIIFITASSYCDTSMFQGYAVGGVDFLLKPVIREILLSKVSVFVELFKKTQQVKRQATELAIANQELMQLNQKLQTANKELEAKAIAGELTSDQKNLGENRNRDVQDQPPPNSALAKVVGFKPHSYKNML is encoded by the coding sequence ATGCAAAACGCTGAAAAAGTTAATATTTTGATAGTTGACGACAATGTGAAAAACTTGTTGAGTATGGACGCTGTGCTTCGCCCTATAGGTGAGAATGTGGTCAAGGCTGCATCTGGCGAACAAGCTTTAAAATGTCTGCTACAACAAGATTTTGCCCTGATTATTCTCGATGTCCATATGTCAGGTATGGATGGATTTGAAACAGCAAAATTGATTAGGGAACGCGGTAAAACACGACATATACCGATTATTTTCATTACGGCTTCTAGCTACTGCGATACATCAATGTTTCAAGGTTATGCAGTTGGCGGTGTGGATTTTTTGCTCAAGCCTGTAATACGGGAAATTTTGCTTTCAAAGGTGAGTGTTTTTGTTGAGTTATTCAAAAAGACACAGCAGGTGAAAAGACAAGCGACAGAACTAGCGATCGCTAATCAAGAGTTGATGCAATTAAATCAAAAACTTCAAACTGCCAATAAAGAATTAGAAGCCAAAGCGATCGCCGGAGAGTTAACAAGCGACCAAAAAAATCTAGGTGAAAATAGGAACCGTGACGTTCAAGACCAACCACCGCCAAATAGTGCGCTGGCTAAGGTAGTCGGCTTCAAACCCCACTCTTATAAAAATATGCTGTAG
- the dacB gene encoding D-alanyl-D-alanine carboxypeptidase/D-alanyl-D-alanine-endopeptidase, whose amino-acid sequence MLSKFKCDRSPYSSDNADLTPPCLPIIEREGQGERLTKTIFNKSKFLNKSFGLLLLFISAQLLVFKPLATKAQEKQPAQIENICPAQLAGKIDAIANRQQFSRSRWGILIQTLAANNTLYSRDANQFFIPASNAKLLTTAAALKHLGSQFRIRTSVYNNGDGSLRVIGRGDPSLTDAQLKNLALQLRSKQITQVRQLIADDNYFQGAALNPTWEHEDTYFYYGTQINSLILNQNAIALKLLPQGAGQPIKVSWDDPIAYSQWQVENEALTGATAQASGVEVTGTLGKPVLRVRGVLPVDGKPQTEAIAVLDPAQYFLQNFRRALIIQGITVAQTLVASNPQSSTEEVAFVESPTLADLVMETNQNSNNLYAEALLRTVGVAKQDLAGKEQNSAQQGLAIVKQTLTELGVNPEGYVIADGSGLSRHNLVSPETLVQTLKAMAQTKEASLYKASLPVAGVSGTLKNRFRDTPAQGIVHAKTGTMTGVSSIAGYMDAPGYQPLVFTIIVNQSDKSVATVRQAMDEMVVVLTRLRRC is encoded by the coding sequence ATGCTTAGTAAATTTAAGTGCGATCGCTCCCCATACAGTTCCGATAATGCAGACTTAACGCCGCCTTGCTTACCTATCATTGAACGAGAGGGACAGGGTGAGAGGTTAACAAAAACTATATTTAATAAGAGCAAATTTTTGAATAAATCTTTTGGTTTGCTACTGCTATTTATCAGCGCTCAGTTATTAGTATTTAAACCGTTAGCAACAAAGGCTCAAGAAAAACAGCCAGCACAAATTGAGAATATTTGCCCAGCGCAGTTGGCTGGTAAAATTGATGCGATCGCCAACCGTCAGCAATTCTCCCGCTCTCGTTGGGGTATTTTAATTCAAACCTTAGCCGCCAACAATACTCTCTACAGCCGCGATGCAAATCAATTCTTCATCCCTGCATCTAATGCCAAGTTGCTAACAACAGCCGCCGCCTTAAAACACCTGGGTTCTCAATTTCGCATCCGCACGTCTGTTTATAACAATGGTGATGGCTCTTTGCGCGTAATCGGGAGAGGCGATCCCAGCTTAACAGATGCTCAACTCAAAAACTTGGCACTACAATTACGCAGCAAACAAATTACCCAAGTGCGCCAACTAATTGCAGACGATAATTACTTTCAAGGAGCCGCACTTAACCCGACTTGGGAACATGAAGATACTTATTTTTACTATGGAACGCAAATTAATAGCTTAATTTTAAATCAGAATGCTATTGCCCTGAAGCTGTTGCCACAAGGGGCGGGGCAACCTATAAAAGTTAGCTGGGACGATCCGATAGCATATAGTCAGTGGCAGGTAGAAAATGAAGCTTTGACAGGCGCTACGGCGCAGGCTTCTGGGGTTGAGGTGACGGGGACTTTGGGTAAGCCAGTGTTGCGAGTCCGGGGTGTGTTGCCTGTAGATGGAAAACCGCAGACTGAAGCGATCGCAGTTCTCGATCCAGCCCAGTATTTTTTACAAAACTTTCGACGCGCTTTAATAATTCAGGGGATAACAGTTGCACAGACGTTAGTTGCATCAAATCCTCAATCATCAACAGAGGAAGTTGCGTTTGTTGAATCACCAACTCTTGCCGACTTGGTGATGGAAACTAATCAGAATAGTAATAATCTTTATGCAGAGGCTTTGCTGAGAACAGTAGGTGTAGCGAAGCAGGATTTAGCAGGTAAAGAGCAAAATTCTGCCCAACAGGGGTTGGCTATTGTTAAACAGACATTAACTGAATTGGGAGTTAACCCGGAAGGCTATGTTATTGCCGATGGTTCAGGGTTATCGCGTCATAATCTGGTAAGTCCAGAAACCCTCGTGCAGACTCTTAAGGCAATGGCACAGACAAAAGAAGCATCTTTATATAAAGCTTCTCTACCCGTTGCAGGTGTCAGCGGTACGCTGAAAAACCGCTTTCGGGATACACCAGCCCAAGGTATTGTTCATGCCAAGACGGGGACAATGACCGGAGTTTCATCAATAGCGGGATATATGGACGCCCCAGGCTATCAACCGCTAGTTTTCACCATTATTGTCAATCAATCAGATAAATCTGTAGCCACAGTACGTCAGGCAATGGATGAGATGGTTGTGGTGCTGACGCGCTTGCGTCGTTGCTAA
- a CDS encoding thiol-disulfide oxidoreductase DCC family protein — translation MPSSKTEFPESVEIATQSQSAPSWQIKLLYDGECPLCVREVNFLQKRDAGRGLVAFVDIADADYSPEAHGGVDFETAMGRIHAVFPDGKVIKNVEVFRRVYEILGMGWIYAATKLPIIGAIADKLYEIWADWRLALTGRPDLATIVRDRQKRIECETQGRCRLNDHEDRP, via the coding sequence ATGCCTTCATCTAAGACTGAGTTTCCCGAATCCGTTGAAATTGCGACTCAAAGCCAGTCAGCACCGTCCTGGCAAATAAAGCTGCTGTACGACGGTGAATGCCCATTATGCGTGCGAGAGGTCAACTTCTTGCAAAAACGGGATGCGGGTAGAGGTTTGGTGGCATTTGTGGATATTGCCGACGCTGATTACTCCCCAGAAGCGCATGGAGGGGTTGACTTTGAAACGGCGATGGGGCGAATCCATGCCGTATTTCCTGATGGCAAGGTGATTAAAAATGTGGAAGTCTTCCGCCGCGTCTATGAAATTTTGGGGATGGGTTGGATATATGCGGCTACCAAGTTGCCGATAATCGGTGCGATCGCCGATAAATTGTATGAAATTTGGGCTGATTGGCGGCTTGCCTTGACTGGACGACCGGACTTAGCAACAATTGTGCGCGATCGCCAGAAGCGCATCGAGTGCGAGACACAAGGGCGCTGTCGGCTAAATGACCACGAAGATCGACCTTAA
- a CDS encoding GTPase family protein has translation MVQLQVWQWVVLATPIATIVGFLLISAGVQIHEWGLSWIWAIFTVVFVGWRWLLVRWTRPAIAQIESVMAEINAELESSTENKAALLGGNDAASKVEAAFQEILTTTQNDRPIWEDWQTFWQRSQELVSAIAQVYHPEVKYPLLNIYVTQAYGLVRGTIDDLDRWMQKLSPALDKVTIGQAYEAYEVYRKLEPSARKLMKVWNWAQWLLNPAVAIAKRATKRFSNQANQELLGNFGQMLREAALRNLCKQAIALYSGSTLPASFSLSVPILPKAKTQTLKEILAQAEPAEAVEQKPVNILLVGRTGSGKSSLINTLFQADLAAVDVLPSTDKIQNYQWQTESGESLTLLDTPGYEQVKRGDLRELVLDYATNADLLLLVTPALDPALQMDVDFLKDMKAEVADLPAIAIVTQVDRLRPIREWEPPYDWEEGDRPKEKAIREATEYRAKQLGNYCNLVLPVVTTDIKTGRVAWGVDALSLELIEAIDPAKQLRLARFLRNIETRTVAAAKIIDGYTLQMATTQGLTTLLKSPVLQFISTITTGQPTLAYLLAEKIPVEQLPIVIGKLQMAYDLFSLLSANNSKTINFDLQSLWPLLLDNSAASDRNAWAFGHALVEYWTQNLTIEKLRERFNYYLLTEVY, from the coding sequence ATGGTGCAATTACAGGTGTGGCAGTGGGTTGTGTTGGCAACGCCGATCGCGACGATCGTTGGTTTCTTGCTGATATCGGCAGGGGTGCAAATTCACGAGTGGGGTCTTAGTTGGATTTGGGCTATATTCACCGTTGTATTCGTGGGTTGGCGTTGGCTGCTGGTTAGGTGGACTCGACCCGCGATCGCTCAAATAGAATCTGTAATGGCGGAGATCAATGCAGAACTCGAATCTAGTACAGAGAACAAAGCAGCGCTACTAGGGGGAAATGACGCCGCTAGTAAAGTAGAAGCTGCATTTCAAGAAATCTTGACAACGACACAAAACGATCGCCCGATTTGGGAAGACTGGCAAACATTCTGGCAGCGATCCCAAGAACTTGTAAGCGCGATCGCGCAAGTCTATCATCCTGAAGTAAAGTATCCCCTGCTCAACATCTACGTTACCCAGGCTTACGGGCTGGTTCGGGGAACTATAGACGATCTAGATCGGTGGATGCAGAAGTTATCGCCTGCACTCGATAAAGTCACAATTGGGCAGGCATACGAAGCATACGAGGTTTATCGCAAGCTTGAGCCATCCGCCCGTAAACTGATGAAAGTCTGGAATTGGGCACAGTGGCTGTTGAACCCGGCGGTAGCGATCGCCAAACGAGCCACTAAGCGTTTCAGCAACCAGGCAAATCAAGAACTCCTGGGCAATTTTGGCCAGATGCTGCGGGAAGCTGCCCTGCGGAACTTATGCAAACAGGCGATCGCCCTGTACAGTGGTAGCACGCTGCCAGCTTCATTCTCCTTGTCCGTACCTATTCTCCCCAAGGCAAAGACCCAAACTCTCAAAGAAATTCTTGCTCAAGCAGAACCCGCCGAAGCGGTTGAGCAAAAACCCGTCAATATTCTCCTAGTGGGACGAACGGGTTCTGGAAAAAGCAGTCTGATTAATACGTTATTTCAAGCCGATCTTGCTGCTGTCGATGTATTGCCGAGTACCGATAAAATTCAGAATTACCAATGGCAGACCGAAAGCGGAGAAAGCCTGACACTTTTGGATACTCCGGGTTACGAACAAGTTAAACGTGGGGATCTGCGGGAGCTAGTGCTTGACTATGCTACCAACGCCGATTTGCTGCTGTTAGTTACTCCTGCTCTAGATCCTGCTTTGCAAATGGATGTAGACTTTCTCAAAGATATGAAGGCGGAAGTTGCAGACTTACCCGCGATCGCTATCGTCACCCAAGTAGATCGCCTGCGTCCCATCCGCGAGTGGGAGCCTCCCTATGACTGGGAAGAAGGCGATCGCCCGAAGGAAAAGGCTATCCGCGAAGCCACCGAGTATCGCGCTAAACAGTTGGGGAATTACTGCAACCTGGTTTTACCCGTTGTAACAACTGATATCAAAACGGGACGAGTTGCCTGGGGAGTAGACGCGCTATCGTTGGAACTGATAGAAGCGATCGACCCTGCAAAACAACTCCGCCTCGCCCGCTTTTTGCGTAACATAGAAACCCGCACCGTCGCCGCCGCCAAAATCATCGACGGCTACACCTTGCAGATGGCGACAACTCAGGGACTAACTACACTGCTCAAAAGTCCCGTCCTCCAGTTTATTTCCACAATCACAACGGGACAGCCAACCCTGGCTTATCTGCTGGCGGAAAAAATTCCCGTAGAACAGTTGCCTATAGTTATTGGCAAGCTACAAATGGCTTACGATCTGTTTTCGCTCTTGAGCGCGAACAACTCCAAAACAATCAACTTTGACTTACAATCCCTTTGGCCGCTGCTGCTAGACAACTCTGCCGCAAGCGATCGCAACGCCTGGGCATTTGGTCATGCCTTAGTAGAGTATTGGACTCAAAATCTGACGATTGAAAAACTGCGCGAGCGGTTTAATTACTATTTATTGACAGAGGTTTATTAA
- a CDS encoding helix-turn-helix domain-containing protein has translation MRDINKALGKVLARYRFTAKISQEELADRAGIHRTYVSQIERGLKSPTLTVLFDITKALGITASNFINEVEKEMHDL, from the coding sequence ATGAGAGATATTAATAAAGCTCTGGGCAAGGTTTTAGCTAGGTACAGGTTCACAGCCAAAATCTCACAAGAGGAACTTGCCGATAGGGCGGGGATTCATCGCACATATGTTAGCCAGATTGAGCGAGGACTAAAGTCACCAACTTTAACTGTTCTATTTGATATAACGAAAGCTTTAGGCATTACAGCTAGTAATTTTATAAATGAAGTAGAAAAGGAGATGCATGACTTATAG
- a CDS encoding type II toxin-antitoxin system Phd/YefM family antitoxin produces the protein MQTVTVDEIQRDPLKYLNQVEAGEIFVIVQADKPIAELRPITPVRRQLRPFGLCDGEFTVCDDFDAPLPEDILNVFEGRGKFSWIRIFSHGSSVAIADYQMTCATISAIQITKYI, from the coding sequence ATGCAAACAGTCACGGTTGATGAAATTCAGCGAGATCCCTTGAAGTACCTCAACCAAGTTGAGGCAGGTGAAATCTTCGTCATTGTCCAAGCTGACAAACCGATTGCTGAACTTAGACCGATTACACCCGTTCGCAGACAGTTAAGACCGTTTGGCTTGTGTGACGGAGAGTTTACGGTTTGTGATGATTTTGATGCCCCTTTGCCAGAAGATATTCTGAATGTCTTTGAGGGGAGAGGAAAATTCTCCTGGATACGCATATTTTCTCATGGTTCATCAGTGGCGATCGCCGATTATCAAATGACCTGCGCGACAATATCCGCGATCCAGATAACGAAATATATCTGA